The following are from one region of the Catenulispora sp. EB89 genome:
- a CDS encoding ABC transporter substrate-binding protein has translation MSRGPITDRRTLLRGAIGGAGLLLASPALAACGKSNASSSGSGGGGSQVTFGSDGSDPTPRKAYGALTSAYTAASGMQVRTNTLDHNTFAQQITAYLQGTPEDVVTWFAGYRMQFFAQKNLLHPIDDVWAQIGGGFSDAAKKLSLGLDGKAYFVPLYNYPWGVFYRKSLFAAKGYQPAADWDSFVALCAQMKKDGLSPLAAGFGGGDSWTNLGTFDYLNLRINGYDFHMQLMGGKAAWSDPRLNAVMDHWRQLSPYLEAGASGRKWQDAAQSVFDKKSGMTVTGLFMGQAITDESLRDDMDFFAFPAIDPTHGQDAVEAPTDGFVLSAKAKHVDAGKKMLEWIGTSAAETVYAGVDPSNVGASTKADTSKYNALQQKSAQMIASAKYITQFGDRDSDPGFISAVVEPGFAQWLASPDDGASTLKKIESQRSQYFTS, from the coding sequence ATGTCCCGTGGACCGATCACCGATCGTCGTACCCTGCTTCGCGGCGCGATAGGCGGCGCCGGCCTGCTGCTGGCCAGCCCCGCGCTCGCCGCCTGCGGCAAGAGCAACGCCTCTTCCAGCGGCAGCGGGGGCGGCGGCAGCCAGGTGACGTTCGGCTCCGACGGCTCGGACCCGACCCCGCGCAAGGCCTACGGCGCGCTCACCAGCGCCTACACGGCCGCCAGCGGCATGCAGGTCCGCACGAACACCCTGGACCACAACACCTTCGCCCAGCAGATCACCGCGTACCTGCAGGGCACCCCGGAGGACGTGGTCACCTGGTTCGCCGGCTACCGCATGCAGTTCTTCGCCCAGAAGAACCTGCTGCACCCGATCGACGACGTCTGGGCCCAGATCGGCGGCGGCTTCTCCGACGCCGCGAAGAAGCTGAGCCTGGGCCTGGACGGCAAGGCCTACTTCGTCCCGCTCTACAACTACCCGTGGGGCGTCTTCTACCGGAAGAGCCTGTTCGCCGCCAAGGGCTACCAGCCGGCCGCCGACTGGGACAGCTTCGTCGCGCTGTGCGCGCAGATGAAGAAGGACGGCCTGTCCCCGCTCGCGGCCGGCTTCGGCGGCGGCGACTCCTGGACCAACCTGGGGACCTTCGACTATCTCAACCTCCGGATCAACGGCTACGACTTCCACATGCAGCTGATGGGCGGCAAGGCTGCGTGGTCCGACCCCCGGCTGAACGCCGTGATGGATCACTGGCGGCAGCTCTCCCCGTACCTGGAGGCCGGCGCCTCGGGGCGCAAGTGGCAGGACGCGGCGCAGTCGGTGTTCGACAAGAAGTCCGGGATGACGGTCACCGGCCTGTTCATGGGCCAGGCGATCACGGACGAGTCGCTGCGCGACGACATGGACTTCTTCGCCTTCCCGGCCATCGACCCGACCCACGGTCAGGACGCCGTCGAGGCGCCGACCGACGGCTTCGTCCTGAGCGCCAAGGCCAAGCACGTGGACGCCGGCAAGAAGATGCTCGAGTGGATCGGCACCTCGGCCGCCGAGACCGTCTACGCGGGCGTCGACCCGAGCAACGTCGGGGCCAGCACCAAGGCCGACACCAGCAAGTACAACGCGCTGCAGCAGAAGTCGGCGCAGATGATCGCCTCGGCGAAGTACATCACCCAGTTCGGCGACCGGGACAGCGACCCGGGCTTCATCTCGGCCGTGGTCGAACCCGGATTCGCGCAGTGGCTGGCCTCGCCCGACGACGGGGCGTCCACGCTGAAGAAGATCGAGTCCCAGCGCTCCCAGTACTTCACGTCCTGA
- a CDS encoding carbohydrate ABC transporter permease, producing MALTADVTGKNAKAAAPRRRPRTRVLSVGDKLFLAVLIGVPLLALLAFVWLPALASVGISFTQWDGIGLSSIHWVGLQNYKNIFTNYPPFWPAVEHNVIWMVFTALVPTPAGIFLAYQLDRKIRFSRVYQMAIFLPVVLSTAVVGFIWEIVYDPDHGLLNSVLGTNNPSGKHYIDWLGDPHLNLWAVLVASAWRHTGYVMILYLAGLKSVDPSLREAAAIDGANGRQTFLRVIVPAMKPINVTIIVVTVMESLRAFDMVYVLSGNNGSKQGLELLSLLITNNTVGESPRPGYGSALATVLLVVSLAAIVTFLVQNFRKERQA from the coding sequence ATGGCCCTCACAGCTGACGTGACCGGCAAGAACGCCAAGGCCGCGGCACCACGGCGCAGACCCCGCACGCGGGTGCTGTCCGTCGGGGACAAGCTCTTCCTCGCGGTGCTGATCGGGGTGCCGCTGCTCGCGCTGCTCGCCTTCGTCTGGCTCCCGGCGCTGGCCTCGGTGGGGATCTCCTTCACCCAGTGGGACGGCATCGGGCTCTCCTCGATCCACTGGGTCGGCCTGCAGAACTACAAGAACATCTTCACGAACTACCCGCCGTTCTGGCCGGCCGTGGAGCACAACGTCATCTGGATGGTGTTCACCGCGCTGGTGCCGACGCCGGCCGGCATCTTCCTGGCCTACCAGCTGGACCGCAAGATCAGGTTCAGCCGGGTCTACCAGATGGCGATCTTCCTGCCGGTGGTGCTGTCCACGGCGGTCGTCGGGTTCATCTGGGAGATCGTCTACGACCCGGACCACGGCCTGCTCAACAGCGTGCTGGGGACCAACAACCCCAGCGGCAAGCACTACATCGACTGGCTCGGCGACCCGCACCTGAACCTGTGGGCGGTGCTCGTGGCCTCGGCGTGGCGGCACACCGGCTACGTGATGATCCTCTACTTGGCCGGCCTCAAGAGCGTGGACCCCTCGCTGCGCGAGGCGGCCGCGATCGACGGCGCCAACGGCCGGCAGACCTTCCTGCGGGTGATCGTGCCGGCGATGAAGCCGATCAACGTGACGATCATCGTGGTCACGGTGATGGAGTCGCTGCGCGCGTTCGACATGGTCTACGTGCTCTCCGGCAACAACGGCAGCAAACAGGGCCTGGAGCTGCTGTCGCTGCTGATCACCAACAACACCGTCGGTGAGTCGCCCCGCCCCGGGTACGGCTCGGCGCTGGCCACCGTGCTGCTGGTGGTGTCGCTCGCCGCGATCGTCACCTTCCTCGTGCAGAACTTCCGGAAGGAGCGCCAGGCATGA
- a CDS encoding carbohydrate ABC transporter permease has product MTTTTATDLPKAAAPAGRPATRSRRPRGLGRHVFLALVSVGWLIPLAWALFTSLRSYSDTAEHGYLSWPHGLSFDNFSTAFDQSGMPHFFWNSLLITVPAVLLTLLFASAVAFFVSRFDFRFNIALLMLFTAGNLLPAQVIITPLYKLYLQLPLPSFLSGSGYFYDSAFGVITIHVAYQCGFCVFVLSNYMRTIPREISEAALVDGAPVWRQYFQIILPLCRPAFAALATLESIWIYNDFFWSLILMETGDKRPVTSALAGLSGEYFTNPNLIAAGALLTCIPTLLIYLVLQRHFVGGLTIGASKT; this is encoded by the coding sequence ATGACCACGACCACCGCGACCGACCTGCCGAAGGCGGCGGCCCCGGCCGGGCGTCCGGCGACCCGGAGCCGCAGACCGCGGGGGCTCGGCCGGCACGTGTTCCTCGCCCTGGTCTCGGTCGGCTGGCTCATCCCGCTGGCCTGGGCGCTGTTCACGTCGCTGCGCTCGTACTCGGACACCGCCGAACACGGCTATCTGAGCTGGCCGCACGGCCTGAGCTTCGACAACTTCAGCACGGCGTTCGACCAGTCCGGCATGCCGCACTTCTTCTGGAACTCGCTGCTGATCACCGTCCCGGCGGTGCTGCTGACGCTGCTGTTCGCCTCGGCGGTGGCCTTCTTCGTCTCCCGGTTCGACTTCCGGTTCAACATCGCGCTGCTGATGCTGTTCACGGCGGGGAACCTGCTGCCGGCCCAGGTGATCATCACTCCGCTGTACAAGCTCTACCTCCAGTTGCCGCTGCCGAGCTTCCTGAGCGGCTCCGGGTACTTTTACGACTCGGCGTTCGGCGTCATCACCATCCACGTCGCCTACCAGTGCGGCTTCTGCGTCTTCGTGCTCAGCAACTACATGCGCACGATCCCGCGGGAGATCAGCGAGGCGGCGCTGGTGGACGGCGCGCCGGTGTGGCGGCAGTACTTCCAGATCATCCTGCCGCTGTGCCGGCCGGCCTTCGCCGCGCTGGCCACGCTGGAGTCGATCTGGATCTACAACGACTTCTTCTGGTCGCTGATCCTCATGGAGACCGGCGACAAGCGGCCCGTCACCTCGGCGTTGGCCGGGCTGTCGGGCGAGTACTTCACCAATCCCAACCTCATCGCCGCCGGGGCGCTCCTGACGTGCATCCCGACGCTGCTCATCTATCTGGTCCTGCAGCGCCACTTCGTGGGCGGTCTGACCATCGGGGCCAGCAAGACCTGA
- a CDS encoding carbohydrate-binding protein gives MRISIRRPRRAVVLAALLGTLPALGLIQLPDAAGAARAPGTADGGSTAVDVATAANVATAAKPYMGWSSWSLESTTAPGVNAAGQGGSLTEAEVIANADVMAAKLKPHGYTYVNIDAGWWVDDKWKTEYDGNGIPKADPTRFPDGIKAVADHVHREGLKLGLYLPVGLEIADYQAGNFPIAGAPSCHTHDIVYSDLRTTNGWDSAYKIDFSNPCAQKFVDAEANRLASWGMDFLKMDGVGPGSVKSGNNYDNTADVAAWSQALKRTGRDIQFVLSWSLDHAHVATWQRYSNGWRIDTDVECYCNSLVTWQNSVVGRWTDVIPWIADAKPGGWNNLDSLDVGVGSMDGLTNDERQSYMTLWAIEAAPLYTGDDLTKLDSYGLSLLGNDEVIGVDQAGRPARPLTQDTDQQVWYSRNPDGSLTVALFNLGTAPATVTAPFASLGVSGSATVRDLWTHQSLGAMSGQFSATLPAHGSRLLKVVPSGGSLVSYEAESPLNVLTGGAAVTGCSGCSGSQKVGSLGHEGALTFTGVKAAKAGPHTITVVYDDGDTNGRPLTYSANGGPETTVQAPGTGGWNTVGTLTITLPLRAGANTITFTGPDSTTYSPDVDRIML, from the coding sequence ATGCGCATAAGCATCAGACGGCCGCGCCGCGCGGTCGTGCTCGCCGCCCTGCTCGGCACGCTGCCGGCGCTCGGGCTGATCCAGCTTCCCGACGCCGCCGGCGCCGCCCGGGCTCCCGGGACGGCCGACGGCGGCAGCACCGCCGTTGACGTGGCGACCGCCGCCAACGTCGCCACCGCCGCCAAGCCCTACATGGGCTGGAGCAGCTGGAGTCTGGAGTCCACCACCGCTCCCGGCGTCAACGCCGCCGGCCAGGGCGGCTCGCTCACCGAGGCCGAGGTCATCGCCAACGCCGACGTCATGGCCGCCAAGCTGAAGCCGCACGGCTACACCTACGTCAACATCGACGCCGGCTGGTGGGTGGACGACAAGTGGAAGACGGAGTACGACGGCAACGGCATCCCGAAGGCCGACCCGACCCGCTTCCCCGACGGCATCAAGGCGGTCGCCGACCACGTCCACCGCGAAGGCCTCAAGCTCGGCCTGTACCTGCCGGTCGGGCTGGAGATCGCCGACTACCAGGCCGGGAACTTCCCGATCGCCGGTGCGCCCTCGTGTCATACCCATGACATCGTCTACTCCGATCTGCGCACCACGAACGGCTGGGACAGCGCCTACAAAATCGACTTCTCCAATCCCTGCGCGCAGAAGTTCGTCGACGCCGAAGCCAACCGCCTCGCCTCCTGGGGCATGGACTTCCTGAAGATGGACGGCGTCGGCCCGGGCTCGGTGAAGAGCGGCAACAACTACGACAACACCGCGGACGTCGCCGCGTGGTCGCAGGCCCTGAAGCGGACCGGCCGGGACATCCAGTTCGTCCTGTCCTGGTCGCTGGACCACGCGCACGTGGCCACCTGGCAGCGCTACTCCAACGGCTGGCGCATCGACACCGACGTGGAGTGCTACTGCAACTCGCTGGTGACCTGGCAGAACTCGGTGGTCGGACGCTGGACCGACGTCATCCCGTGGATCGCCGACGCCAAGCCCGGCGGCTGGAACAACCTGGACTCCCTGGACGTCGGAGTCGGCTCGATGGACGGTCTGACCAACGACGAGCGCCAGAGCTACATGACGCTGTGGGCGATCGAGGCCGCGCCGCTGTACACCGGGGACGACCTGACGAAGCTCGACTCCTACGGCCTGTCGCTGCTCGGCAACGACGAGGTGATCGGGGTCGACCAGGCCGGCCGTCCGGCCCGGCCGCTGACACAGGACACTGATCAGCAAGTCTGGTACAGCCGCAACCCCGACGGCTCGCTCACCGTGGCGCTTTTCAACCTCGGCACGGCCCCGGCGACCGTCACCGCGCCGTTCGCCTCGCTCGGCGTCAGCGGATCGGCGACGGTCCGGGACCTGTGGACGCACCAGAGCCTCGGCGCGATGTCCGGCCAGTTCTCCGCCACGCTGCCGGCGCACGGCTCCCGGCTGCTGAAGGTCGTGCCGAGCGGCGGAAGCCTGGTCTCGTACGAGGCGGAGTCGCCGTTGAACGTCCTGACCGGCGGCGCGGCCGTCACCGGATGCAGCGGCTGCTCCGGATCGCAGAAGGTCGGCAGCCTCGGCCACGAGGGCGCGCTGACGTTCACCGGGGTCAAGGCGGCCAAGGCGGGCCCGCACACCATCACCGTGGTCTACGACGACGGCGACACCAACGGCCGTCCGCTCACCTACAGCGCCAACGGCGGTCCGGAGACCACCGTCCAGGCCCCCGGCACCGGCGGCTGGAACACGGTCGGAACCCTGACGATCACCCTGCCGTTGCGGGCCGGAGCCAACACCATCACCTTCACCGGTCCTGACTCCACCACCTACTCGCCCGACGTAGACCGGATCATGCTGTGA
- a CDS encoding glycoside hydrolase N-terminal domain-containing protein has product MTSRDLKLAWPRPAGSWFEAAPVGNGRLGAMVFGGVRLGRWQINDSSVWSGTPSSPSEGLAAVLGAGAGPERLAELREAIRAEDYRRADSLAMLFEGRYSQEYLPFVDLWMSLDGDGDYRGRTLNLDSGVVAEEIELDGRRIVRRTWASRPAGALCVALEVAEGSVDIDLELTSELRVVGRTGLSLAVEMPIDGAPTHEPTAPPHRYGDGPVEGPVDGYDPFGVAAMAVDTDGDVRVVDGVVRVAGASRLLVVVTSSTSGADFWSRNSPASRDEHLRRASQSAEVAAARGASELLREHEEDLRGLLGGMELTIGARRSGTFDVAADVLSGKDEQLTATVIVQLGRYLLASASRPGGGPPPNLQGIWNQELSPPWSSNYTININTEMNYWGAEQAGLGECHDPLFGLIERLSEAGAPVARELYGARGWLAHHNTDMWGWALPVGMGHGNPSWALWMMGGVWLTQHLWDHFEFSQDLEFLGDRAWPLMRGCAEFCLDWLVDGADGLLDTIPSTSPENLFVSRAGTIESLSVSTAMDMALIRALFTRCLAAAELLGVEDSVCAEIRTALPRLRPPGLTADGRLLEWGEDHVEQDPQHRHMSHLVGVHPLDQIDPDRTPELAQAALATLDRRGPGAMGWSWSWKITLRARLRDAAVARELLLEAVQPYSGDPLLSAPPEGTEWGGLLPNLFSTHPPFQMDGNYGLMAAVVEMLVQSHGGVVRVLPALPPEWPDGAVRGVRCRGGLAVDLVWRGGRLSTLSLHRLHGDDGPVWIDYEGRRKEVQVVCGSSVDFGAELEVRSLIERGF; this is encoded by the coding sequence GTGACGTCACGCGATCTGAAGCTGGCCTGGCCTCGGCCGGCGGGCAGCTGGTTCGAGGCCGCGCCGGTCGGGAACGGCCGGCTCGGGGCGATGGTCTTCGGCGGGGTGCGGCTGGGGCGTTGGCAGATCAACGATTCCAGCGTGTGGTCCGGCACTCCGTCGAGCCCATCTGAGGGGCTCGCCGCGGTTCTCGGTGCGGGTGCCGGTCCGGAGCGGCTTGCCGAGCTGCGCGAGGCGATCCGGGCGGAGGACTATCGGCGGGCTGACAGTCTGGCGATGTTGTTCGAGGGCCGGTACAGCCAGGAGTACCTGCCGTTCGTCGATCTCTGGATGTCTCTCGACGGGGACGGCGACTACCGGGGCCGGACGCTCAACCTCGACAGCGGTGTCGTCGCCGAGGAGATCGAGCTGGACGGCCGCCGGATCGTGCGGCGGACGTGGGCGAGTCGGCCGGCCGGGGCGCTGTGCGTCGCGCTGGAGGTCGCCGAGGGCAGCGTCGACATCGACCTCGAACTCACTTCTGAGTTGCGGGTCGTGGGGCGGACCGGGCTGAGCCTGGCCGTCGAGATGCCGATCGACGGCGCTCCGACGCACGAGCCGACCGCGCCGCCGCATCGCTATGGCGACGGTCCGGTCGAGGGTCCGGTCGACGGGTACGACCCGTTCGGCGTGGCGGCAATGGCCGTCGACACCGACGGCGACGTGCGCGTGGTCGACGGGGTCGTGCGGGTGGCTGGGGCTTCGCGGTTGCTGGTCGTGGTGACCAGCTCGACGAGCGGCGCCGACTTCTGGTCGCGGAACTCTCCGGCTTCGCGGGACGAACACCTGCGACGTGCGTCGCAGAGTGCTGAGGTCGCTGCCGCGCGCGGGGCTTCTGAGCTGCTGCGCGAGCACGAAGAGGATCTGCGCGGACTGCTCGGCGGTATGGAGCTGACGATCGGCGCGCGCCGGTCCGGGACGTTCGACGTAGCCGCGGATGTGTTGTCCGGTAAGGACGAGCAGCTGACGGCGACGGTGATCGTCCAGCTCGGCCGGTATCTGCTGGCCTCGGCGTCCCGGCCCGGCGGCGGTCCTCCGCCGAACCTTCAGGGCATCTGGAACCAGGAACTGAGCCCGCCGTGGTCGTCGAACTACACGATCAACATCAACACCGAGATGAACTACTGGGGCGCCGAGCAGGCCGGTCTGGGCGAGTGCCACGATCCGCTGTTCGGCCTGATCGAGCGGCTTTCCGAGGCCGGGGCGCCGGTCGCGCGGGAGCTCTACGGCGCGCGCGGCTGGCTCGCGCACCACAACACCGACATGTGGGGCTGGGCTCTGCCGGTCGGGATGGGGCACGGCAATCCGTCGTGGGCGTTGTGGATGATGGGTGGTGTGTGGCTGACCCAGCATCTGTGGGACCACTTCGAGTTCAGTCAGGACCTTGAGTTCCTGGGCGATCGGGCGTGGCCGCTGATGCGCGGGTGTGCCGAGTTCTGCTTGGACTGGTTGGTGGATGGCGCGGACGGTTTGCTCGACACGATTCCGTCGACCTCGCCGGAGAACCTGTTCGTCTCGCGCGCCGGGACGATCGAGTCGTTGTCGGTCTCGACGGCGATGGACATGGCGTTGATCCGTGCGCTGTTCACTCGGTGCCTCGCGGCCGCGGAGTTGCTGGGTGTCGAGGACTCGGTGTGTGCTGAGATCAGGACTGCGCTGCCGCGGTTGCGACCGCCGGGGCTGACCGCCGACGGCCGGCTGCTGGAGTGGGGCGAGGACCACGTCGAGCAGGATCCGCAGCACCGGCACATGTCGCACCTGGTGGGCGTCCACCCGCTGGACCAGATCGATCCGGATCGGACGCCGGAGCTGGCCCAGGCGGCGTTGGCGACGCTGGATCGGCGCGGGCCGGGGGCGATGGGCTGGTCGTGGTCGTGGAAGATCACGTTGCGGGCTCGGTTGCGCGATGCTGCGGTGGCGCGCGAGCTGCTGTTGGAGGCGGTTCAGCCGTACTCCGGCGATCCGCTGCTGAGCGCGCCGCCGGAGGGGACGGAGTGGGGCGGGTTGCTGCCCAACTTGTTCAGCACGCATCCGCCGTTCCAGATGGATGGCAACTATGGGCTGATGGCGGCCGTGGTGGAGATGCTGGTGCAGAGCCATGGCGGGGTTGTCAGGGTTCTGCCGGCCTTGCCGCCGGAGTGGCCTGACGGTGCGGTTCGGGGCGTTCGTTGCCGGGGCGGGCTGGCTGTGGATCTGGTGTGGCGCGGCGGGCGACTCAGCACTCTGTCGTTGCATCGGCTGCACGGGGATGACGGGCCGGTGTGGATCGACTACGAGGGCCGGCGGAAGGAGGTTCAGGTGGTGTGCGGCTCGTCGGTGGATTTCGGCGCGGAGCTGGAGGTTCGATCCCTCATTGAGCGCGGATTCTGA
- a CDS encoding alpha/beta hydrolase, with product MRYTSETVSDGVIERFFTHEDAHGVVWSPSEAAAPRASPLILLGHGGGQHKAADALVARARRYVTDGGFAVAAIDMPGYGDRPHTERGRQLLGAIRERSAAGEAPLAADVVRFNTEVAAQAVPEWRATLDALLGQAGIAGPVGYWGVSFGTAVGVRLLAAEPRIAAAVLGLAHGRALLDLAPAITIPVEFVLQWDDAIVPREAGLALFDAFGSAEKTLHANPGAHTETPAFELDSSLRFFSRHLRRG from the coding sequence ATGCGCTACACCTCGGAGACCGTGTCCGACGGCGTCATCGAGCGCTTCTTCACGCACGAAGACGCCCACGGCGTGGTCTGGTCGCCGTCCGAGGCGGCGGCACCGCGTGCCAGTCCCCTGATCCTGCTCGGGCACGGCGGCGGGCAGCACAAGGCCGCCGACGCGCTGGTCGCCAGGGCGCGCCGCTACGTCACCGATGGCGGGTTCGCGGTGGCCGCCATCGACATGCCTGGTTACGGCGACCGCCCGCACACCGAGCGCGGCCGGCAGTTGCTCGGCGCGATCAGGGAGCGGTCCGCTGCCGGCGAAGCGCCACTGGCAGCTGACGTCGTCCGCTTCAATACCGAGGTCGCCGCGCAGGCGGTGCCCGAGTGGCGGGCGACGCTGGACGCGCTGCTCGGCCAGGCCGGCATCGCTGGGCCGGTCGGCTACTGGGGCGTCTCCTTCGGCACCGCCGTCGGCGTGCGGCTGCTCGCCGCCGAGCCGCGCATCGCCGCAGCGGTGCTCGGGCTGGCGCATGGGCGCGCGTTGCTCGACCTCGCGCCGGCCATCACGATCCCCGTCGAGTTCGTTCTGCAATGGGACGACGCCATCGTGCCGAGGGAGGCAGGGCTCGCGCTGTTCGACGCGTTCGGCTCGGCCGAGAAGACCCTGCACGCGAACCCCGGCGCGCACACCGAGACCCCGGCGTTCGAGCTGGACAGCTCGCTTCGTTTCTTCAGCCGCCACCTGCGGCGAGGCTAG
- a CDS encoding DUF4240 domain-containing protein codes for MAAVDEDSFWRLIEYCTPDSPDPGNRGLVAALIKTLGSGPVYRVVGFAEQLSWALYRLDRNELAEGHSGDSFLYARAGAVAAGRTVYESVLADPRVFEQFTSDGAEELLYVPDRVYLDLTGEEWDRRTRYSYESYSNDDGWAKG; via the coding sequence ATGGCGGCCGTGGACGAGGACTCCTTCTGGCGACTCATCGAGTACTGCACTCCGGACAGCCCTGATCCAGGCAACCGCGGCTTGGTCGCTGCGCTCATCAAGACCCTCGGCAGTGGGCCCGTGTATCGGGTCGTCGGGTTCGCCGAGCAATTGTCGTGGGCGTTGTACCGGCTGGACCGGAACGAGCTCGCGGAGGGCCACTCCGGCGACAGCTTCCTGTACGCCCGCGCCGGCGCTGTCGCTGCCGGCCGAACCGTCTACGAGAGCGTTCTTGCCGACCCGCGCGTGTTCGAGCAGTTCACCAGCGATGGGGCGGAGGAGCTGCTGTACGTACCGGACCGGGTATACCTCGACCTGACCGGCGAGGAATGGGACCGGCGGACCCGCTACAGCTACGAGTCGTACTCGAACGACGATGGATGGGCCAAGGGGTAG